The Cyclopterus lumpus isolate fCycLum1 chromosome 6, fCycLum1.pri, whole genome shotgun sequence genome contains a region encoding:
- the tdg.1 gene encoding thymine DNA glycosylase, tandem duplicate 1 isoform X5 has product MAHMAYPEPMMDQQEPADLAKPPSKKRGRAAQPKEPKAPKPPKVPKAPKPPKAPKEPKPPKAPKEPKPPKVPKAPKPPKDPNAPKAKPGPKPKKGAEAQADGKQEKIDESFKKVKRKIDRFKGMSEEEVMTKTLPDLLDYNLDYVIIGINPGLMAAFIGRWFPGPGNHFWKCLFLSGFTDEQLNHVHDTVLPVKYKMGFTNMVARATPGSKDLSTKELREGGKILVEKLKKFKPLIAVFNGKCIYEMFCREMFGKKPKKLDFGLQPHTIPDCEVALYLMPSSSARCAQFPRAQDKVHFYIKLRELRDQLKGVQKPAEIEETDYSFDLSLAKEAAKKSAIKEEQYDPGYEDAFGGVYAERGPDGEEPQPQTNGHCTFSTAENTEGAQEATTSQIPEGQLPDGQWMTQSFADQIPDISGAPKEGSAQ; this is encoded by the exons ATGGCACACATGGCTTATCCAGAACCCATGATGGATCAGCAGGAACCTGCCGACCTGGCAAAAC ccccatccaaaaaaagaggcagagcAGCTCAACCCAAGGAACCCAAGGCACCGAAGCCACCGAAAGTCCCCAAGGCACCGAAGCCACCGAAAGCCCCCAAGGAACCAAAACCACCGAAAGCCCCCAAGGAACCAAAACCGCCGAAAGTCCCCAAGGCGCCGAAGCCGCCGAAGGACCCAAATGCACCTAAAGCCAAACCGGGTCCTAAACCCAAGAAGGGCGCCGAGGCTCAGGCAGATGGCAAGCAAGAGAAGATCGATGAGAGCTTCAAAAAGGTCAAGAGGAAAATTGACCGCTTCAAGGGAATGTCCGAGGAGGAAGTCATGACGAAAACTCTACCAGACCTGCTGGACTACAACCTGGACTATGTTATT ATTGGTATCAACCCAGGGCTGATGGCGGCTTTCATTGGACGGTGGTTTCCAGGTCCTGGAAATCATTTCT GGAAGTGCCTCTTTCTGTCTGGGTTTACCGATGAGCAACTCAACCACGTGCATGACACCGTCCTACCTGTCAAGTACAAGATGGGCTTCACCAACATGGTTGCCAGGGCGACACCAGGGAGCAAAGACCTCTCAAC TAAAGAGTTACGCGAAGGAGGAAAAATTCTTGTCGAGaagctgaagaaattcaagcCTCTTATTGCTGTTTTTAATGGAAAAT GCATCTATGAAATGTTCTGCAGAGAGATGTTTGGCAAGAAACCAAAGAAACTTGATTTTGGTCTGCAGCCGCACACGATCCCCGACTGTGAAGTG GCTCTGTACCTGATGCCTTCGTCCAGCGCTCGCTGCGCTCAGTTCCCTCGAGCTCAGGACAAAGTCCACTTCTACATCAAACTGAGGGAGCTCAGAGATCAGCTGAAGGGCGTCCAGAAACCCGCCGAGATCGAGGAGACCGATTACTCCTTCGACCTGTCGTTGGCTAAAG AGGCTGCCAAGAAGTCGGCGATAAAGGAGGAGCAGTACGATCCCGGTTATGAAGATGCTTTCGGTGGCGTGTATGCAGAGAGAGGACCCGACGGGGAGGAGCCCCAACCGCAGACCAACGGCCACTGTACGTTCTCTACTGCGGAAAACACAG AAGGAGCACAGGAGGCGACCACGTCGCAGATCCCAGAAGGCCAGCTCCCGGACGGCCAGTGGATGACCCAGTCGTTTGCAGATCAGATCCCAGACATCAGCGGGGCACCAAAGGAAGGCAGCGCACAATGA
- the tdg.1 gene encoding thymine DNA glycosylase, tandem duplicate 1 isoform X2, whose product MEDKLNGFPVVSPEYLQQWVQSAQQFQALQAQYSGFNHNHQSHYPEGPTGETAMAHMAYPEPMMDQQEPADLAKPPSKKRGRAAQPKEPKAPKPPKVPKAPKPPKAPKEPKPPKAPKEPKPPKVPKAPKPPKDPNAPKAKPGPKPKKGAEAQADGKQEKIDESFKKVKRKIDRFKGMSEEEVMTKTLPDLLDYNLDYVIIGINPGLMAAFIGRWFPGPGNHFWKCLFLSGFTDEQLNHVHDTVLPVKYKMGFTNMVARATPGSKDLSTKELREGGKILVEKLKKFKPLIAVFNGKCIYEMFCREMFGKKPKKLDFGLQPHTIPDCEVALYLMPSSSARCAQFPRAQDKVHFYIKLRELRDQLKGVQKPAEIEETDYSFDLSLAKEAAKKSAIKEEQYDPGYEDAFGGVYAERGPDGEEPQPQTNGHCTFSTAENTEGAQEATTSQIPEGQLPDGQWMTQSFADQIPDISGAPKEGSAQ is encoded by the exons ATGGAAGACAAGCTGAATGGATTCCCTGTTGTGTCCCCGGAGTATCTTCAACAGTG GGTTCAGTCTGCACAGCAGTTTCAAGCTCTCCAGGCCCAATATTCAGGCTTCAACCACAACCATCAGTCTCACTACCCAGAGGGGCCGACGGGAGAGACGGCCATGGCACACATGGCTTATCCAGAACCCATGATGGATCAGCAGGAACCTGCCGACCTGGCAAAAC ccccatccaaaaaaagaggcagagcAGCTCAACCCAAGGAACCCAAGGCACCGAAGCCACCGAAAGTCCCCAAGGCACCGAAGCCACCGAAAGCCCCCAAGGAACCAAAACCACCGAAAGCCCCCAAGGAACCAAAACCGCCGAAAGTCCCCAAGGCGCCGAAGCCGCCGAAGGACCCAAATGCACCTAAAGCCAAACCGGGTCCTAAACCCAAGAAGGGCGCCGAGGCTCAGGCAGATGGCAAGCAAGAGAAGATCGATGAGAGCTTCAAAAAGGTCAAGAGGAAAATTGACCGCTTCAAGGGAATGTCCGAGGAGGAAGTCATGACGAAAACTCTACCAGACCTGCTGGACTACAACCTGGACTATGTTATT ATTGGTATCAACCCAGGGCTGATGGCGGCTTTCATTGGACGGTGGTTTCCAGGTCCTGGAAATCATTTCT GGAAGTGCCTCTTTCTGTCTGGGTTTACCGATGAGCAACTCAACCACGTGCATGACACCGTCCTACCTGTCAAGTACAAGATGGGCTTCACCAACATGGTTGCCAGGGCGACACCAGGGAGCAAAGACCTCTCAAC TAAAGAGTTACGCGAAGGAGGAAAAATTCTTGTCGAGaagctgaagaaattcaagcCTCTTATTGCTGTTTTTAATGGAAAAT GCATCTATGAAATGTTCTGCAGAGAGATGTTTGGCAAGAAACCAAAGAAACTTGATTTTGGTCTGCAGCCGCACACGATCCCCGACTGTGAAGTG GCTCTGTACCTGATGCCTTCGTCCAGCGCTCGCTGCGCTCAGTTCCCTCGAGCTCAGGACAAAGTCCACTTCTACATCAAACTGAGGGAGCTCAGAGATCAGCTGAAGGGCGTCCAGAAACCCGCCGAGATCGAGGAGACCGATTACTCCTTCGACCTGTCGTTGGCTAAAG AGGCTGCCAAGAAGTCGGCGATAAAGGAGGAGCAGTACGATCCCGGTTATGAAGATGCTTTCGGTGGCGTGTATGCAGAGAGAGGACCCGACGGGGAGGAGCCCCAACCGCAGACCAACGGCCACTGTACGTTCTCTACTGCGGAAAACACAG AAGGAGCACAGGAGGCGACCACGTCGCAGATCCCAGAAGGCCAGCTCCCGGACGGCCAGTGGATGACCCAGTCGTTTGCAGATCAGATCCCAGACATCAGCGGGGCACCAAAGGAAGGCAGCGCACAATGA
- the tdg.1 gene encoding thymine DNA glycosylase, tandem duplicate 1 isoform X3 has product MAHMAYPEPMMDQQEPADLAKPPSKKRGRAAQPKEPKAPKPPKVPKAPKPPKAPKEPKPPKAPKEPKPPKVPKAPKPPKDPNAPKAKPGPKPKKGAEAQADGKQEKIDESFKKVKRKIDRFKGMSEEEVMTKTLPDLLDYNLDYVIIGINPGLMAAFIGRWFPGPGNHFWKCLFLSGFTDEQLNHVHDTVLPVKYKMGFTNMVARATPGSKDLSTKELREGGKILVEKLKKFKPLIAVFNGKCIYEMFCREMFGKKPKKLDFGLQPHTIPDCEVALYLMPSSSARCAQFPRAQDKVHFYIKLRELRDQLKGVQKPAEIEETDYSFDLSLAKEAAKKSAIKEEQYDPGYEDAFGGVYAERGPDGEEPQPQTNGHCTFSTAENTDVVVVSHYPRSFSPSCRLSSEGAQEATTSQIPEGQLPDGQWMTQSFADQIPDISGAPKEGSAQ; this is encoded by the exons ATGGCACACATGGCTTATCCAGAACCCATGATGGATCAGCAGGAACCTGCCGACCTGGCAAAAC ccccatccaaaaaaagaggcagagcAGCTCAACCCAAGGAACCCAAGGCACCGAAGCCACCGAAAGTCCCCAAGGCACCGAAGCCACCGAAAGCCCCCAAGGAACCAAAACCACCGAAAGCCCCCAAGGAACCAAAACCGCCGAAAGTCCCCAAGGCGCCGAAGCCGCCGAAGGACCCAAATGCACCTAAAGCCAAACCGGGTCCTAAACCCAAGAAGGGCGCCGAGGCTCAGGCAGATGGCAAGCAAGAGAAGATCGATGAGAGCTTCAAAAAGGTCAAGAGGAAAATTGACCGCTTCAAGGGAATGTCCGAGGAGGAAGTCATGACGAAAACTCTACCAGACCTGCTGGACTACAACCTGGACTATGTTATT ATTGGTATCAACCCAGGGCTGATGGCGGCTTTCATTGGACGGTGGTTTCCAGGTCCTGGAAATCATTTCT GGAAGTGCCTCTTTCTGTCTGGGTTTACCGATGAGCAACTCAACCACGTGCATGACACCGTCCTACCTGTCAAGTACAAGATGGGCTTCACCAACATGGTTGCCAGGGCGACACCAGGGAGCAAAGACCTCTCAAC TAAAGAGTTACGCGAAGGAGGAAAAATTCTTGTCGAGaagctgaagaaattcaagcCTCTTATTGCTGTTTTTAATGGAAAAT GCATCTATGAAATGTTCTGCAGAGAGATGTTTGGCAAGAAACCAAAGAAACTTGATTTTGGTCTGCAGCCGCACACGATCCCCGACTGTGAAGTG GCTCTGTACCTGATGCCTTCGTCCAGCGCTCGCTGCGCTCAGTTCCCTCGAGCTCAGGACAAAGTCCACTTCTACATCAAACTGAGGGAGCTCAGAGATCAGCTGAAGGGCGTCCAGAAACCCGCCGAGATCGAGGAGACCGATTACTCCTTCGACCTGTCGTTGGCTAAAG AGGCTGCCAAGAAGTCGGCGATAAAGGAGGAGCAGTACGATCCCGGTTATGAAGATGCTTTCGGTGGCGTGTATGCAGAGAGAGGACCCGACGGGGAGGAGCCCCAACCGCAGACCAACGGCCACTGTACGTTCTCTACTGCGGAAAACACAG ACGTCGTAGTTGTGTCTCATTATCCCAGAAGCTTCAGTCCGAGTTGTCGTCTGTCTTCAGAAGGAGCACAGGAGGCGACCACGTCGCAGATCCCAGAAGGCCAGCTCCCGGACGGCCAGTGGATGACCCAGTCGTTTGCAGATCAGATCCCAGACATCAGCGGGGCACCAAAGGAAGGCAGCGCACAATGA
- the tdg.1 gene encoding thymine DNA glycosylase, tandem duplicate 1 isoform X1 yields MEDKLNGFPVVSPEYLQQWVQSAQQFQALQAQYSGFNHNHQSHYPEGPTGETAMAHMAYPEPMMDQQEPADLAKPPSKKRGRAAQPKEPKAPKPPKVPKAPKPPKAPKEPKPPKAPKEPKPPKVPKAPKPPKDPNAPKAKPGPKPKKGAEAQADGKQEKIDESFKKVKRKIDRFKGMSEEEVMTKTLPDLLDYNLDYVIIGINPGLMAAFIGRWFPGPGNHFWKCLFLSGFTDEQLNHVHDTVLPVKYKMGFTNMVARATPGSKDLSTKELREGGKILVEKLKKFKPLIAVFNGKCIYEMFCREMFGKKPKKLDFGLQPHTIPDCEVALYLMPSSSARCAQFPRAQDKVHFYIKLRELRDQLKGVQKPAEIEETDYSFDLSLAKEAAKKSAIKEEQYDPGYEDAFGGVYAERGPDGEEPQPQTNGHCTFSTAENTDVVVVSHYPRSFSPSCRLSSEGAQEATTSQIPEGQLPDGQWMTQSFADQIPDISGAPKEGSAQ; encoded by the exons ATGGAAGACAAGCTGAATGGATTCCCTGTTGTGTCCCCGGAGTATCTTCAACAGTG GGTTCAGTCTGCACAGCAGTTTCAAGCTCTCCAGGCCCAATATTCAGGCTTCAACCACAACCATCAGTCTCACTACCCAGAGGGGCCGACGGGAGAGACGGCCATGGCACACATGGCTTATCCAGAACCCATGATGGATCAGCAGGAACCTGCCGACCTGGCAAAAC ccccatccaaaaaaagaggcagagcAGCTCAACCCAAGGAACCCAAGGCACCGAAGCCACCGAAAGTCCCCAAGGCACCGAAGCCACCGAAAGCCCCCAAGGAACCAAAACCACCGAAAGCCCCCAAGGAACCAAAACCGCCGAAAGTCCCCAAGGCGCCGAAGCCGCCGAAGGACCCAAATGCACCTAAAGCCAAACCGGGTCCTAAACCCAAGAAGGGCGCCGAGGCTCAGGCAGATGGCAAGCAAGAGAAGATCGATGAGAGCTTCAAAAAGGTCAAGAGGAAAATTGACCGCTTCAAGGGAATGTCCGAGGAGGAAGTCATGACGAAAACTCTACCAGACCTGCTGGACTACAACCTGGACTATGTTATT ATTGGTATCAACCCAGGGCTGATGGCGGCTTTCATTGGACGGTGGTTTCCAGGTCCTGGAAATCATTTCT GGAAGTGCCTCTTTCTGTCTGGGTTTACCGATGAGCAACTCAACCACGTGCATGACACCGTCCTACCTGTCAAGTACAAGATGGGCTTCACCAACATGGTTGCCAGGGCGACACCAGGGAGCAAAGACCTCTCAAC TAAAGAGTTACGCGAAGGAGGAAAAATTCTTGTCGAGaagctgaagaaattcaagcCTCTTATTGCTGTTTTTAATGGAAAAT GCATCTATGAAATGTTCTGCAGAGAGATGTTTGGCAAGAAACCAAAGAAACTTGATTTTGGTCTGCAGCCGCACACGATCCCCGACTGTGAAGTG GCTCTGTACCTGATGCCTTCGTCCAGCGCTCGCTGCGCTCAGTTCCCTCGAGCTCAGGACAAAGTCCACTTCTACATCAAACTGAGGGAGCTCAGAGATCAGCTGAAGGGCGTCCAGAAACCCGCCGAGATCGAGGAGACCGATTACTCCTTCGACCTGTCGTTGGCTAAAG AGGCTGCCAAGAAGTCGGCGATAAAGGAGGAGCAGTACGATCCCGGTTATGAAGATGCTTTCGGTGGCGTGTATGCAGAGAGAGGACCCGACGGGGAGGAGCCCCAACCGCAGACCAACGGCCACTGTACGTTCTCTACTGCGGAAAACACAG ACGTCGTAGTTGTGTCTCATTATCCCAGAAGCTTCAGTCCGAGTTGTCGTCTGTCTTCAGAAGGAGCACAGGAGGCGACCACGTCGCAGATCCCAGAAGGCCAGCTCCCGGACGGCCAGTGGATGACCCAGTCGTTTGCAGATCAGATCCCAGACATCAGCGGGGCACCAAAGGAAGGCAGCGCACAATGA
- the tdg.1 gene encoding thymine DNA glycosylase, tandem duplicate 1 isoform X6 yields MAHMAYPEPMMDQQEPADLAKPPSKKRGRAAQPKEPKAPKPPKVPKAPKPPKAPKEPKPPKAPKEPKPPKVPKAPKPPKDPNAPKAKPGPKPKKGAEAQADGKQEKIDESFKKVKRKIDRFKGMSEEEVMTKTLPDLLDYNLDYVIIGINPGLMAAFIGRWFPGPGNHFWKCLFLSGFTDEQLNHVHDTVLPVKYKMGFTNMVARATPGSKDLSTKELREGGKILVEKLKKFKPLIAVFNGKCIYEMFCREMFGKKPKKLDFGLQPHTIPDCEVALYLMPSSSARCAQFPRAQDKVHFYIKLRELRDQLKGVQKPAEIEETDYSFDLSLAKEAAKKSAIKEEQYDPGYEDAFGGVYAERGPDGEEPQPQTNGHCTFSTAENTEACKKSFL; encoded by the exons ATGGCACACATGGCTTATCCAGAACCCATGATGGATCAGCAGGAACCTGCCGACCTGGCAAAAC ccccatccaaaaaaagaggcagagcAGCTCAACCCAAGGAACCCAAGGCACCGAAGCCACCGAAAGTCCCCAAGGCACCGAAGCCACCGAAAGCCCCCAAGGAACCAAAACCACCGAAAGCCCCCAAGGAACCAAAACCGCCGAAAGTCCCCAAGGCGCCGAAGCCGCCGAAGGACCCAAATGCACCTAAAGCCAAACCGGGTCCTAAACCCAAGAAGGGCGCCGAGGCTCAGGCAGATGGCAAGCAAGAGAAGATCGATGAGAGCTTCAAAAAGGTCAAGAGGAAAATTGACCGCTTCAAGGGAATGTCCGAGGAGGAAGTCATGACGAAAACTCTACCAGACCTGCTGGACTACAACCTGGACTATGTTATT ATTGGTATCAACCCAGGGCTGATGGCGGCTTTCATTGGACGGTGGTTTCCAGGTCCTGGAAATCATTTCT GGAAGTGCCTCTTTCTGTCTGGGTTTACCGATGAGCAACTCAACCACGTGCATGACACCGTCCTACCTGTCAAGTACAAGATGGGCTTCACCAACATGGTTGCCAGGGCGACACCAGGGAGCAAAGACCTCTCAAC TAAAGAGTTACGCGAAGGAGGAAAAATTCTTGTCGAGaagctgaagaaattcaagcCTCTTATTGCTGTTTTTAATGGAAAAT GCATCTATGAAATGTTCTGCAGAGAGATGTTTGGCAAGAAACCAAAGAAACTTGATTTTGGTCTGCAGCCGCACACGATCCCCGACTGTGAAGTG GCTCTGTACCTGATGCCTTCGTCCAGCGCTCGCTGCGCTCAGTTCCCTCGAGCTCAGGACAAAGTCCACTTCTACATCAAACTGAGGGAGCTCAGAGATCAGCTGAAGGGCGTCCAGAAACCCGCCGAGATCGAGGAGACCGATTACTCCTTCGACCTGTCGTTGGCTAAAG AGGCTGCCAAGAAGTCGGCGATAAAGGAGGAGCAGTACGATCCCGGTTATGAAGATGCTTTCGGTGGCGTGTATGCAGAGAGAGGACCCGACGGGGAGGAGCCCCAACCGCAGACCAACGGCCACTGTACGTTCTCTACTGCGGAAAACACAG AGGCATGCAAGAAAAGTTTTCTTTAA
- the tdg.1 gene encoding thymine DNA glycosylase, tandem duplicate 1 isoform X4 has protein sequence MEDKLNGFPVVSPEYLQQWVQSAQQFQALQAQYSGFNHNHQSHYPEGPTGETAMAHMAYPEPMMDQQEPADLAKPPSKKRGRAAQPKEPKAPKPPKVPKAPKPPKAPKEPKPPKAPKEPKPPKVPKAPKPPKDPNAPKAKPGPKPKKGAEAQADGKQEKIDESFKKVKRKIDRFKGMSEEEVMTKTLPDLLDYNLDYVIIGINPGLMAAFIGRWFPGPGNHFWKCLFLSGFTDEQLNHVHDTVLPVKYKMGFTNMVARATPGSKDLSTKELREGGKILVEKLKKFKPLIAVFNGKCIYEMFCREMFGKKPKKLDFGLQPHTIPDCEVALYLMPSSSARCAQFPRAQDKVHFYIKLRELRDQLKGVQKPAEIEETDYSFDLSLAKEAAKKSAIKEEQYDPGYEDAFGGVYAERGPDGEEPQPQTNGHCTFSTAENTEACKKSFL, from the exons ATGGAAGACAAGCTGAATGGATTCCCTGTTGTGTCCCCGGAGTATCTTCAACAGTG GGTTCAGTCTGCACAGCAGTTTCAAGCTCTCCAGGCCCAATATTCAGGCTTCAACCACAACCATCAGTCTCACTACCCAGAGGGGCCGACGGGAGAGACGGCCATGGCACACATGGCTTATCCAGAACCCATGATGGATCAGCAGGAACCTGCCGACCTGGCAAAAC ccccatccaaaaaaagaggcagagcAGCTCAACCCAAGGAACCCAAGGCACCGAAGCCACCGAAAGTCCCCAAGGCACCGAAGCCACCGAAAGCCCCCAAGGAACCAAAACCACCGAAAGCCCCCAAGGAACCAAAACCGCCGAAAGTCCCCAAGGCGCCGAAGCCGCCGAAGGACCCAAATGCACCTAAAGCCAAACCGGGTCCTAAACCCAAGAAGGGCGCCGAGGCTCAGGCAGATGGCAAGCAAGAGAAGATCGATGAGAGCTTCAAAAAGGTCAAGAGGAAAATTGACCGCTTCAAGGGAATGTCCGAGGAGGAAGTCATGACGAAAACTCTACCAGACCTGCTGGACTACAACCTGGACTATGTTATT ATTGGTATCAACCCAGGGCTGATGGCGGCTTTCATTGGACGGTGGTTTCCAGGTCCTGGAAATCATTTCT GGAAGTGCCTCTTTCTGTCTGGGTTTACCGATGAGCAACTCAACCACGTGCATGACACCGTCCTACCTGTCAAGTACAAGATGGGCTTCACCAACATGGTTGCCAGGGCGACACCAGGGAGCAAAGACCTCTCAAC TAAAGAGTTACGCGAAGGAGGAAAAATTCTTGTCGAGaagctgaagaaattcaagcCTCTTATTGCTGTTTTTAATGGAAAAT GCATCTATGAAATGTTCTGCAGAGAGATGTTTGGCAAGAAACCAAAGAAACTTGATTTTGGTCTGCAGCCGCACACGATCCCCGACTGTGAAGTG GCTCTGTACCTGATGCCTTCGTCCAGCGCTCGCTGCGCTCAGTTCCCTCGAGCTCAGGACAAAGTCCACTTCTACATCAAACTGAGGGAGCTCAGAGATCAGCTGAAGGGCGTCCAGAAACCCGCCGAGATCGAGGAGACCGATTACTCCTTCGACCTGTCGTTGGCTAAAG AGGCTGCCAAGAAGTCGGCGATAAAGGAGGAGCAGTACGATCCCGGTTATGAAGATGCTTTCGGTGGCGTGTATGCAGAGAGAGGACCCGACGGGGAGGAGCCCCAACCGCAGACCAACGGCCACTGTACGTTCTCTACTGCGGAAAACACAG AGGCATGCAAGAAAAGTTTTCTTTAA